Proteins from a single region of Pyrus communis chromosome 6, drPyrComm1.1, whole genome shotgun sequence:
- the LOC137738056 gene encoding cyclin-dependent kinase inhibitor 4-like, translating into MGKYMRKSKATGKVAVMEVSHSQASLGVRTRAKTLALQRSSAPPVTSGSYLQLRSRRLEKPPILMTKRLEPRRPKPKTGPNSRSSSRLGVECRCQKPEEAEETAAKEEDDRRQNEQSNTNNDENGDLGIEEASFGENVLEFEGRERTTRESTPCSLIRDPDTIRTPGSTTRPTNSAEANRRIKNSSQRHIPTAHDMNELFAGAEEEQQKKFIEKYNFDPVNDKPIPGRYEWEKVDP; encoded by the exons ATGGGCAAGTACATGAGGAAATCCAAGGCCACAGGGAAAGTCGCAGTCATGGAAGTCTCACACTCACAGGCCTCTCTTGGGGTTCGCACCCGAGCCAAAACCCTAGCTCTCCAGAGGTCCTCCGCTCCACCTGTCACCTCCGGCTCCTATCTCCAGCTCCGTAGCCGCCGACTCGAGAAGCCTCCGATTCTTATGACCAAGCGGCTCGAACCCAGGAGGCCGAAACCCAAGACTGGTCCTAATTCTAGGTCAAGTTCGAGGCTTGGGGTCGAGTGTCGGTGCCAAAAGCCGGAGGAGGCTGAAGAAACGGCGGCGAAAGAGGAAGATGATCGACGACAGAATGAGCAGAGTAACACCAACAACGACGAAAATGGTGATTTGGGCATCGAAGAAGCTTCGTTTGGAGAGAATGTGCTCGAGTTTGAAGGTAGAGAGAG AACCACAAGGGAGTCCACGCCGTGTAGCTTGATACGGGATCCAGACACTATCAGAACCCCTGGTTCTACTACCAGGCCCACTAATTCAGCTGAAGCTAATCGGAGAATAAAGAACTCGTCGCAGAGGCACATACCCACAGCACATGATATGAATGAGTTATTTGCTGGTGCTGAAGAAGAGcagcaaaaaaaatttattgagaA ATACAACTTTGATCCTGTGAATGATAAACCGATCCCCGGACGTTATGAATGGGAGAAGGTGGATCCTTAG
- the LOC137735943 gene encoding uncharacterized protein → MRRELFESILNAVVNHDHYFARKIDVVGRQSPHQKLTSAFRMLANGCSLDSTDEYCRLAEATAIENLKCFCKAIEAIYGTTYLHKPNRENLKRLLRKADRRGFPSMIESLDCMHWDWKNCLTAWAGQFKDHHNKPTIVLEAVASY, encoded by the coding sequence ATGAGGAGAGAGCTTTTTGAAAGCATCTTGAACGCAGTTGTCAATCATGACCACTACTTTGCAAGGAAGATAGATGTCGTAGGCCGACAAAGTCCTCATCAGAAGCTCACATCTGCATTTCGGATGCTAGCTAATGGGTGCTCTCTAGACTCAACTGACGAGTATTGCCGACTTGCGGAGGCTACTGCTATTGAGAACCTGAAGTGCTTCTGTAAGGCAATTGAAGCCATATATGGAACCACATACCTCCACAAGCCAAATCGTGAAAACTTGAAAAGGCTTTTACGCAAGGCAGACAGAAGAGGCTTCCCTAGCATGATAGAAAGTCTCGATTGTatgcattgggattggaagaaTTGTCTTACTGCTTGGGCTGGCCAATTCAAGGACCATCATAACAAGCCAACCATTGTGCTTGAGGCTGTGGCATCTTACTAG